In one uncultured Devosia sp. genomic region, the following are encoded:
- a CDS encoding D-alanyl-D-alanine carboxypeptidase family protein — protein MLFARRIVIALVLAALSLAPARANPMLLVDMDNFNVLYADEAGQPWHPASLTKMMTAYVTFEQIAAGKVSLDTPVVISKNAFNEAPSKSGLPVGAALTMKDALYVMLVKSANDVSVAIAETVAGEQASFVALMNDAAQRMGLTATHYANANGLHNPAQVTSARDMAVLALYIRQSFPEYLPIFGTASVMLNGKKLESENKLLSSFAGTTGMKTGFVCASGLNMVATVERNGRRFLAVVLGGSSGRDRNERAADLVLKGLTGAMQPTGQSVLNIANDVGAAPVDMRPLICGKDAKTYVAGQEAEFPLGLKGQPSNLIDTIVPPSYTATDLGRIAVGVNLPRPRPAHIARFPVSTDEAALEGALRPGLEATPANLGGIPIPQQRPSMFQ, from the coding sequence GTGCTGTTTGCCCGTCGTATCGTCATCGCCCTTGTTCTGGCCGCGCTGAGCCTGGCGCCCGCTCGTGCCAATCCGATGCTGCTGGTCGATATGGACAATTTCAATGTCCTTTACGCCGATGAGGCTGGCCAGCCCTGGCACCCGGCATCGCTGACCAAGATGATGACCGCCTATGTGACCTTCGAGCAGATCGCCGCCGGCAAGGTCAGCCTCGATACGCCCGTGGTGATCTCAAAGAATGCCTTCAACGAGGCGCCATCCAAGTCCGGCCTGCCGGTTGGCGCGGCGCTGACCATGAAGGATGCGCTCTATGTCATGCTGGTCAAGTCAGCCAATGACGTCTCGGTTGCCATTGCCGAGACGGTGGCCGGCGAGCAGGCCAGCTTTGTCGCGCTGATGAATGACGCCGCCCAGCGCATGGGCCTGACGGCCACTCACTATGCCAATGCCAATGGCCTGCACAATCCGGCCCAGGTCACCTCGGCCCGCGACATGGCCGTGCTGGCGCTCTATATCCGCCAGAGCTTCCCCGAATACCTGCCCATCTTCGGCACGGCTTCGGTCATGCTCAACGGCAAGAAGCTCGAATCGGAAAACAAGCTGCTGTCGAGCTTTGCCGGCACCACCGGCATGAAGACCGGCTTCGTCTGCGCCTCGGGCCTCAACATGGTGGCAACCGTCGAGCGCAATGGCCGCCGCTTCCTCGCCGTCGTGCTGGGTGGCTCTTCGGGTCGCGACCGCAACGAGCGGGCCGCCGATCTCGTGCTCAAGGGCCTGACCGGCGCCATGCAGCCCACCGGGCAAAGCGTGCTCAACATTGCCAATGACGTGGGCGCCGCCCCGGTCGACATGCGCCCGCTGATCTGCGGCAAGGACGCCAAGACCTATGTCGCCGGCCAGGAGGCAGAATTCCCGCTTGGCCTCAAAGGCCAGCCGTCCAACCTGATCGACACCATTGTGCCGCCCTCCTATACGGCAACCGACCTGGGCCGCATCGCCGTGGGCGTCAACCTGCCCCGCCCGCGCCCAGCCCACATCGCCCGCTTCCCGGTATCGACCGATGAAGCCGCCCTCGAAGGTGCTTTGCGTCCGGGGTTGGAAGCTACACCGGCCAATCTGGGCGGCATTCCCATCCCCCAGCAACGCCCGAGCATGTTCCAGTAG
- a CDS encoding DJ-1/PfpI family protein, protein MTTIVTILTEGYADWETALLNAVARSYYGIETKFATPGGTAVTSAGGLKVTPDLAVEDIEVGTIDALVVNGGEAWSKDDAPEIGEVLIAARDAGKVVGGICDATLALAKAGLLDEVAHTSNSTDNLPKTGYAGASHYQDQPNAVVAGKLVTAPGTAPVSFMAGVMQALGLRDENLDFYLGLHAAEHAQG, encoded by the coding sequence ATGACGACCATCGTGACGATTTTGACCGAAGGCTATGCCGATTGGGAGACTGCTCTGCTCAATGCTGTGGCGCGCAGCTATTACGGCATCGAAACCAAGTTCGCGACACCGGGCGGCACGGCGGTGACCTCGGCCGGTGGGCTCAAGGTGACGCCGGACCTTGCGGTTGAGGACATCGAGGTCGGCACGATCGACGCGCTGGTGGTCAATGGCGGCGAGGCCTGGAGCAAGGACGATGCGCCCGAGATTGGCGAGGTGCTGATCGCAGCGCGCGATGCCGGCAAGGTCGTGGGCGGCATTTGCGATGCGACGCTGGCCCTGGCCAAGGCCGGGCTGCTCGACGAAGTCGCCCATACCTCCAACAGCACCGACAACTTGCCCAAGACAGGCTATGCCGGCGCATCCCATTATCAGGACCAGCCCAATGCGGTGGTGGCTGGCAAGCTTGTCACTGCGCCGGGCACGGCACCGGTCAGCTTCATGGCCGGGGTCATGCAGGCGCTGGGCCTGCGCGACGAGAATCTCGACTTCTATCTCGGTCTGCATGCAGCCGAGCATGCGCAGGGCTGA
- a CDS encoding helix-turn-helix domain-containing protein, with protein MSLHDTSKSANCHAMSDVLNRIGDKWSVMVVGMLGRNGTLRFNELKRMINGVSQRMLTLTLRNLERDGLVTRTIYPEVPPRVEYGLTEMGKTLDGPISKLWDWSAEHHHAILDARAVYDARETAVAAAEPRKVAYAQ; from the coding sequence ATGTCCCTGCATGACACGTCCAAATCTGCCAATTGCCACGCCATGAGCGACGTTCTCAATCGCATTGGCGACAAGTGGAGCGTGATGGTGGTGGGCATGCTGGGCCGCAACGGCACGCTGCGCTTCAACGAGCTCAAGCGGATGATCAATGGCGTTTCGCAGCGCATGCTGACGCTGACCCTGCGCAATCTGGAGCGCGATGGGCTCGTGACCCGCACCATCTATCCCGAAGTGCCGCCGCGCGTCGAATATGGCTTGACCGAAATGGGCAAGACGCTCGACGGCCCGATCAGCAAGCTCTGGGATTGGTCGGCCGAGCACCATCACGCCATTCTTGATGCCCGGGCAGTTTATGATGCGCGCGAAACGGCGGTTGCCGCCGCCGAACCCCGCAAGGTGGCCTACGCGCAGTAA
- a CDS encoding MATE family efflux transporter, producing the protein MDPHTRPLWQRFVVFLVPLMAANILQALSGTLNSIYVGQLIGVEALAAIATFFPILFFLLSFTIGLSAGSTVLIGQAWGAKNLDKVKQVTGTTMATAIVLGLVVAFFGGIWTEQILSVLGAPDNILHIAVGYARIMFICMPAFFIFFVATSVLRGVGDTVTPLFSLIMSMLVGLVVTPALILGWGGLPQIGVNAAAVATIAGFVTVIIFLVIYMRLRNMPLAPDRILLTAIIRPDVKLLGLILKLGVPAGLQMVISSVAGIVVVGLVNRFGSDATAAYGALGQVMSYVQFPAMSIGIAASIFAAQAIGAGNIGQISAITRTALALNLGITGTLVLLAYLFSQHLVALFITEPAVVELTETLLHVVLWSMICFGWSVIFSGIMRASGTVYAPMAISLACILLIELPGALWLSKTSLGLTGIWVAYAASFTMMLVLQASWYHFVWKKKKIVALV; encoded by the coding sequence ATGGACCCGCACACCAGACCGCTCTGGCAAAGGTTCGTCGTCTTTCTTGTCCCGCTCATGGCCGCCAACATATTGCAGGCGCTGTCGGGAACGCTCAATTCCATCTATGTCGGTCAACTGATCGGCGTCGAGGCTCTGGCGGCCATCGCCACCTTCTTCCCCATTCTCTTCTTCCTTCTGAGCTTCACCATCGGCCTCTCCGCAGGCTCGACCGTGCTGATCGGCCAGGCCTGGGGCGCCAAAAATCTCGACAAGGTAAAGCAGGTGACCGGCACAACCATGGCCACCGCCATCGTGCTCGGTCTTGTCGTTGCCTTCTTCGGCGGCATCTGGACCGAACAGATCCTCTCCGTACTCGGTGCTCCGGACAATATCCTCCACATCGCCGTCGGCTATGCGCGGATCATGTTCATCTGCATGCCGGCCTTCTTCATCTTCTTCGTCGCGACCTCGGTACTGCGCGGCGTCGGCGATACGGTGACACCGCTGTTCTCGCTGATCATGTCCATGCTGGTGGGTCTGGTTGTCACGCCCGCCCTGATCCTGGGCTGGGGCGGCCTGCCGCAGATCGGCGTCAATGCCGCGGCCGTCGCCACCATTGCCGGCTTCGTCACCGTGATCATCTTCCTGGTCATCTATATGCGCCTGCGCAACATGCCACTGGCGCCGGATCGTATCCTGCTCACCGCCATCATCCGCCCCGACGTCAAGCTGCTCGGCCTGATCCTCAAGCTTGGCGTGCCGGCTGGCTTGCAGATGGTGATCTCCTCCGTCGCCGGCATTGTGGTGGTGGGTCTCGTCAATCGCTTCGGCTCGGACGCCACCGCTGCCTATGGCGCTCTGGGGCAGGTGATGAGCTATGTGCAGTTCCCGGCCATGTCGATCGGCATTGCCGCCTCGATCTTTGCCGCCCAGGCCATCGGCGCTGGCAATATCGGGCAGATCAGTGCCATCACCCGCACTGCGCTGGCGCTGAACCTGGGCATCACTGGTACGCTGGTGCTGCTGGCCTATCTCTTCAGCCAGCATCTGGTGGCACTGTTCATCACCGAACCCGCTGTGGTGGAGCTGACCGAAACGCTGCTCCATGTCGTGTTGTGGAGCATGATCTGCTTTGGCTGGAGCGTGATCTTTTCCGGCATCATGCGAGCCAGCGGCACGGTATATGCACCAATGGCCATCTCGCTGGCCTGCATCCTGCTGATCGAACTGCCCGGCGCTCTCTGGCTGAGCAAGACCAGCCTCGGCCTCACCGGCATCTGGGTCGCCTATGCCGCGAGCTTCACCATGATGCTGGTGCTGCAGGCGAGCTGGTATCATTTCGTCTGGAAGAAAAAGAAGATCGTCGCGCTGGTTTAG
- a CDS encoding AzlC family ABC transporter permease — protein MSLTAPDYRFSNQFAAGARACIPVVISVSAYGVVWGVLARGAGLSLLEVLMMSGVLFAGSAQFVALDLWNATPSALPIGPLVLAALIVNLRYLLLTATLRPLFGPGEQIKGALSTFLITDENWAITMGEIVKGRGTAAFLLGGGVLTYSCWLASSMIGHSLGSAIEDPRTYGLDFAFTATFLALLLGMWKGKGDLVPWLVGALVAIAAARLIPGSWYILIGGIAGSLAGTVADRLRHVD, from the coding sequence ATGTCCCTGACTGCGCCCGATTATCGCTTTTCCAACCAGTTTGCCGCCGGCGCCCGCGCCTGCATTCCCGTGGTCATTTCGGTTTCGGCTTATGGCGTGGTCTGGGGCGTGCTGGCGCGTGGGGCAGGGCTGAGCCTGCTCGAAGTCCTCATGATGAGCGGGGTCCTGTTTGCCGGTTCGGCGCAATTCGTGGCGCTGGATCTGTGGAACGCCACTCCTTCCGCGCTCCCCATTGGGCCTCTTGTTCTCGCGGCCCTTATCGTCAACCTGCGCTATCTGCTGCTGACGGCAACCCTGCGGCCTCTGTTCGGGCCGGGCGAGCAGATCAAGGGTGCCCTCTCGACCTTTCTGATCACCGACGAAAACTGGGCCATCACCATGGGCGAGATCGTCAAGGGGCGGGGCACTGCGGCCTTCCTGCTCGGCGGCGGCGTCCTTACTTATAGCTGCTGGCTGGCCAGTTCGATGATTGGGCATAGCCTGGGTTCGGCGATCGAGGATCCGCGGACCTATGGCCTCGACTTTGCCTTTACCGCGACTTTCCTCGCCTTGCTGCTGGGCATGTGGAAGGGGAAGGGTGATCTCGTGCCTTGGCTGGTTGGCGCATTGGTCGCCATTGCTGCGGCGCGGTTGATTCCGGGCAGCTGGTATATTCTGATCGGCGGCATTGCCGGCAGTCTGGCCGGTACCGTGGCAGACAGGTTGCGCCATGTGGACTAG
- a CDS encoding AzlD domain-containing protein — protein sequence MWTSPEAVTAILGMALVTFAVKASGLLLANRLPQHGFVAAWLKHIPGAVLASLVAPAVVTGTAAEAVAAAATALAYFATRNILAAMAAGVLVVYLMRLWLAA from the coding sequence ATGTGGACTAGTCCGGAAGCTGTCACCGCTATCCTCGGCATGGCGCTGGTGACCTTTGCGGTCAAGGCCAGCGGCTTACTGCTGGCAAACAGGCTGCCGCAACACGGTTTCGTTGCCGCCTGGCTCAAGCATATTCCGGGCGCGGTACTGGCATCGCTCGTCGCCCCTGCTGTCGTGACCGGCACGGCGGCCGAGGCGGTCGCGGCTGCGGCAACTGCGCTGGCCTATTTTGCCACGCGCAATATCCTTGCCGCCATGGCTGCAGGCGTCTTGGTGGTCTATCTGATGCGTCTCTGGCTTGCGGCTTGA
- a CDS encoding SDR family oxidoreductase codes for MSDRLTMQDPRQQYPAPPFPKQQEQSAPGVARKMDPKPDHGEESYQGSGKLKGRKALITGGDSGIGRAAAIAYAREGADVAIGYLPSEEADAKEVIALIEAEGRKALALPGDVKDEGFCRQLVEKTVSAFGGLDILVINAARQQFREDVSQVTTEDFDATLKTNLYALHWIAQAATPHLPPGAAVITTASIQAYEPSPILLDYATTKAGIVAYTKALSKQLIEKGVRANVVAPGPFWTVLQPSGGQPDEKVENFGKDSDFGRPGQPVELAPIYVLLASQEASYINGEVFGATGGKGVA; via the coding sequence ATGTCCGACCGCCTCACCATGCAGGATCCGCGCCAGCAATATCCGGCCCCGCCCTTCCCGAAACAGCAGGAACAATCGGCCCCCGGCGTTGCCCGCAAGATGGATCCGAAGCCCGACCATGGCGAGGAAAGCTACCAGGGATCAGGCAAGCTCAAGGGCCGCAAGGCGCTGATCACCGGTGGTGATTCGGGCATCGGGCGTGCTGCGGCCATCGCCTATGCGCGCGAAGGCGCCGATGTGGCGATCGGTTATCTGCCGAGCGAAGAGGCCGATGCCAAAGAGGTTATTGCCCTGATCGAAGCCGAGGGGCGCAAAGCTCTGGCCCTGCCGGGCGACGTCAAGGACGAAGGCTTCTGCAGGCAGTTGGTGGAGAAAACCGTCAGTGCCTTTGGCGGACTTGATATCCTCGTCATCAATGCCGCGCGTCAGCAGTTTCGCGAAGATGTGTCGCAGGTCACGACGGAAGATTTCGACGCGACGCTCAAGACCAATCTCTACGCGCTGCACTGGATCGCCCAAGCCGCAACGCCGCATCTGCCGCCCGGCGCAGCAGTGATCACCACAGCCTCGATCCAGGCCTATGAGCCTTCGCCGATCCTGCTCGACTATGCGACCACCAAGGCGGGGATCGTTGCCTATACCAAGGCACTGAGCAAACAGCTGATTGAAAAGGGTGTGCGCGCCAATGTCGTGGCGCCGGGTCCGTTCTGGACGGTGCTGCAACCGAGCGGCGGGCAGCCCGATGAGAAGGTGGAGAATTTCGGCAAGGACAGCGATTTCGGCCGGCCGGGCCAGCCGGTAGAGCTGGCGCCGATCTATGTTCTGCTGGCCAGCCAGGAGGCCAGCTATATCAATGGCGAAGTGTTCGGTGCCACCGGCGGCAAGGGTGTCGCCTAA
- a CDS encoding sulfurtransferase TusA family protein: MATEPALIDARGLKCPLPVLKMEKRLAELRPGASLVVLATDPMAKIDIPLYCRQNGHDCRLEADKDLLRFTIVKAS; this comes from the coding sequence TTGGCAACTGAGCCAGCCCTCATCGACGCCAGGGGACTGAAATGTCCCCTGCCCGTCCTCAAGATGGAAAAGCGCCTGGCCGAGCTTCGGCCGGGCGCTTCGCTTGTGGTGCTGGCGACCGATCCGATGGCGAAGATCGATATTCCGCTCTATTGCCGCCAGAACGGCCACGACTGCCGGCTTGAAGCGGATAAAGACTTGCTACGCTTTACAATTGTTAAGGCTTCGTAA